Proteins encoded within one genomic window of Alteribacter populi:
- a CDS encoding YfhH family protein, translated as MDKRYSRMTEMELRNEIASLKEKAQKAEQMGMVNEYAVHERKMAMAKSYLMDPGQFVPGKEYHLAGEVMSTFKITYMNGVFAWGYRDGQKEEEAVPISLLEDVQ; from the coding sequence ATGGATAAAAGATACAGTCGCATGACTGAAATGGAATTGCGAAATGAAATTGCTTCCCTTAAAGAGAAAGCTCAAAAAGCAGAACAAATGGGAATGGTAAACGAATATGCCGTACATGAACGGAAAATGGCAATGGCGAAGTCTTATTTAATGGATCCTGGTCAGTTTGTTCCTGGGAAAGAATATCATTTAGCAGGCGAAGTGATGAGTACATTTAAGATCACCTACATGAATGGTGTGTTCGCTTGGGGATATCGGGATGGACAAAAGGAAGAAGAAGCCGTGCCAATCTCATTATTAGAGGATGTTCAGTAA
- the recX gene encoding recombination regulator RecX, with the protein MATISKITLHKKRKGRYHIYIQQDGSEQYAFTLNEDVLVKHALQKGSSLSQEQMIAIKKDEEKSKAFNRALHYLSYRMRTVKEMNGYLYDQEITDEEKDEILQRLLEMNLLDDAAFAESYVRTKKNTQKKGPLKISVELKEKGVAEKAIQGALKQYTDGEQLEHAIEWGEKKQRSYKSDSIQKKKQKLIQFLMQKGFSQSVAVEALKEINFEADESEELAALTKHAEKAVRKYDKFDGWEKERRIKQYLYGKGFPFEKIDQWINDWNDEDSK; encoded by the coding sequence TTGGCAACCATATCTAAAATTACATTACATAAAAAGAGAAAAGGTCGTTATCACATCTATATTCAGCAGGACGGTTCTGAACAATACGCGTTTACGCTTAATGAAGATGTTTTAGTAAAGCACGCTCTCCAGAAAGGTTCGTCTCTGTCACAGGAACAAATGATAGCGATAAAAAAAGACGAAGAAAAAAGCAAAGCTTTCAATCGGGCGCTTCATTATTTATCCTACCGTATGCGGACTGTAAAGGAAATGAATGGCTATTTATATGATCAAGAGATTACCGATGAAGAAAAAGATGAAATTTTACAGCGTTTGCTTGAAATGAATTTGCTCGACGATGCTGCTTTTGCGGAATCGTATGTACGAACGAAAAAAAATACCCAAAAAAAAGGCCCGTTAAAAATATCGGTGGAGCTTAAAGAAAAAGGCGTTGCCGAAAAGGCGATTCAAGGCGCATTAAAGCAATATACTGACGGGGAACAGCTAGAGCATGCGATTGAATGGGGAGAAAAAAAGCAACGTTCTTATAAGTCAGATTCCATTCAGAAGAAAAAGCAAAAGCTCATCCAGTTTTTAATGCAGAAAGGTTTTTCACAAAGTGTCGCGGTAGAAGCGTTAAAGGAGATCAATTTTGAAGCCGATGAGTCAGAGGAGCTTGCAGCGTTAACGAAGCATGCAGAAAAAGCTGTACGGAAATATGACAAATTCGATGGATGGGAAAAAGAAAGACGAATCAAACAATATTTATATGGAAAAGGATTCCCTTTTGAAAAGATCGACCAATGGATTAATGACTGGAACGACGAAGATAGTAAGTAA
- a CDS encoding YfhJ family protein, with amino-acid sequence MNDYYERLTNRLLERNEQMSYREARTWIELLWEDFESTYASAGREYRGKEMTEMVLLQWIKQYGSRLHDVMIENPKYREHFKGKEILH; translated from the coding sequence GTGAATGATTATTATGAACGTCTCACAAACCGGTTGTTAGAAAGAAATGAACAAATGTCATATAGAGAAGCTCGTACATGGATAGAGCTTCTGTGGGAAGACTTTGAATCGACATATGCATCAGCCGGGAGAGAATACAGAGGTAAAGAAATGACTGAAATGGTGCTTCTGCAATGGATTAAACAATATGGCAGTCGTCTTCACGATGTGATGATTGAAAACCCAAAATATAGGGAGCACTTTAAAGGTAAAGAAATTCTTCACTAA
- a CDS encoding YfhD family protein has product MSKDNKRDKNIPDLKEVQDNEVVEYSEEVADTEDLEAQARAKAADHRVNTDNI; this is encoded by the coding sequence ATGAGTAAAGACAACAAACGGGACAAAAACATTCCAGACCTGAAGGAAGTTCAAGATAATGAAGTAGTAGAGTATTCAGAAGAGGTGGCTGACACAGAGGATCTTGAAGCACAAGCACGAGCAAAAGCCGCCGATCATCGCGTAAACACAGATAATATTTAA
- the sspK gene encoding small acid-soluble spore protein K — protein MRNKAKGFPNPMKLSKDRNVGDEHASKRTNGETNDRPYARMQSSNEKH, from the coding sequence TTGAGAAACAAAGCAAAAGGATTTCCAAATCCCATGAAGTTATCAAAAGACAGAAATGTCGGCGATGAACATGCATCGAAGCGCACAAACGGCGAAACAAATGACCGTCCGTACGCACGTATGCAATCATCAAATGAAAAACACTAG
- a CDS encoding YfhE family protein gives MESKKRQAKEERSKLKKPQEMAYMSDFKAADRAALRSKNGR, from the coding sequence ATGGAAAGTAAAAAACGCCAAGCGAAAGAAGAACGAAGTAAATTAAAAAAACCACAAGAAATGGCTTATATGAGCGATTTTAAAGCAGCCGACCGTGCTGCATTAAGAAGCAAAAACGGAAGATAA
- a CDS encoding TIGR01777 family oxidoreductase, giving the protein MMKIAIAGGSGFIGSALANQLTANGHSVLILTRNNDNKQDTKNVTFVEWLKEGSTPEKELARIDAFVNLAGESLNSGRWTEKRKRRILKSRIDATKEAIAILHKLDQKPEILINASAIGYYGTSFKQTFTEQNKESGDDFLAEVVKSWEAEASHAITDNIRVAYMRFGMVLDDNEGALNQMMIPFKLFAGGPLGTGKQWISWVHIDDVIGSIIFTIENNKLSGPVNVTAPTPVQMNEFGRKLADVINRPYWLPSPSIALKTVLGDMSVLVLEGQRVIPEKLQHHQYPFQFPELEGALKNLLSES; this is encoded by the coding sequence ATGATGAAGATTGCCATTGCAGGGGGATCTGGTTTTATTGGTTCAGCATTAGCCAACCAACTAACAGCGAACGGCCACTCAGTGCTCATTTTAACGCGAAACAATGACAATAAACAAGATACAAAAAATGTTACCTTTGTTGAATGGTTAAAAGAAGGAAGTACTCCTGAAAAGGAATTAGCAAGAATCGATGCATTTGTTAACCTCGCCGGTGAGAGCTTGAATAGCGGACGGTGGACAGAAAAGCGAAAACGAAGAATTTTAAAGAGCAGAATTGACGCTACGAAGGAGGCAATAGCTATTCTTCATAAGCTTGATCAAAAGCCAGAAATCCTCATAAATGCTTCGGCTATTGGCTATTATGGTACCTCCTTTAAGCAAACATTTACCGAACAGAACAAGGAAAGTGGTGATGACTTTCTTGCTGAAGTGGTAAAGAGTTGGGAGGCAGAAGCGAGCCATGCAATAACAGACAACATTCGCGTTGCCTATATGCGTTTTGGAATGGTTCTGGATGACAATGAGGGAGCCCTAAACCAAATGATGATTCCGTTTAAGCTATTTGCAGGCGGACCACTTGGAACAGGTAAGCAGTGGATAAGCTGGGTGCATATAGATGACGTCATTGGATCGATCATTTTTACTATCGAAAATAACAAGCTTTCCGGTCCAGTTAATGTAACCGCCCCAACACCAGTCCAAATGAACGAGTTTGGCCGCAAATTAGCTGACGTCATTAACCGCCCTTATTGGCTGCCGTCTCCAAGTATTGCTTTAAAAACGGTACTCGGTGATATGAGTGTTCTCGTTCTGGAAGGTCAAAGAGTAATACCTGAAAAATTACAGCACCATCAGTATCCTTTTCAGTTCCCTGAATTGGAGGGAGCTTTGAAAAATTTATTATCCGAATCTTAA
- a CDS encoding YpzG family protein, which translates to MAKGKTSQLSGFKYVDPFQSPRAKPKHAFHQVNGETEQSLHNYVLAVQTRKRS; encoded by the coding sequence ATGGCAAAAGGAAAAACGAGCCAATTGTCAGGATTTAAATATGTCGATCCATTCCAATCTCCTCGTGCAAAGCCGAAACATGCTTTCCATCAAGTGAATGGAGAAACAGAGCAAAGCTTGCACAATTACGTACTCGCTGTACAAACACGCAAACGGAGCTAA
- a CDS encoding glycoside hydrolase domain-containing protein yields MRRNIIWGVDSSSSVDQELYDCVVGNFGQPDFWGRYLNTIPNVSEGLTAEEIAFIKENGMKLLPIYNNFQEALGYREGTVAARNAIYNAERLGIDQGVFIFANIENFFEIDADWLIGWADVFFESNYRPGFYHDPIEGGFSAAYCEAVERSENVRVQTVLWSAEPEPGVTPKANHPSYNPASPDCPVNVFAWQYGRDAEMCPIDTVLIQEQLYNDLH; encoded by the coding sequence GTGAGAAGAAATATTATCTGGGGTGTCGATTCGTCTTCAAGTGTAGACCAAGAGTTATATGACTGTGTAGTTGGGAATTTTGGACAGCCTGACTTTTGGGGCAGGTATCTTAATACTATACCGAATGTTAGCGAGGGCTTGACAGCCGAAGAAATAGCCTTTATTAAGGAAAATGGAATGAAATTGTTACCGATATACAATAACTTCCAAGAGGCTTTAGGGTACAGGGAGGGGACTGTGGCCGCACGCAATGCCATATACAATGCAGAGAGGTTAGGGATAGACCAAGGTGTATTCATTTTCGCTAACATAGAAAATTTTTTTGAGATTGATGCCGATTGGCTTATAGGATGGGCTGATGTTTTTTTCGAAAGCAATTATCGACCGGGGTTCTACCATGATCCAATCGAAGGGGGGTTCAGTGCTGCATATTGTGAGGCTGTGGAGCGTAGCGAAAACGTTAGGGTCCAAACCGTATTGTGGAGCGCAGAGCCTGAGCCTGGTGTTACACCAAAAGCCAATCACCCTAGTTATAACCCTGCATCACCGGATTGCCCAGTGAATGTTTTTGCATGGCAATATGGTCGCGATGCAGAAATGTGTCCGATAGATACCGTGTTAATACAAGAGCAGCTTTATAATGATTTGCATTAG
- the treC gene encoding alpha,alpha-phosphotrehalase encodes MNMNEWWRKSVVYQIYPKSFNDTMGNGIGDLEGIIEKLDYLKELGVDIIWLTPVYKSPQKDNGYDISDYFSIHEEYGTMEDFDRLLAEAHKRDLKIIMDIVVNHTSTEHEWFKQSAQSKDNTYRDFYIWKDPIDGEEPTNWQSKFGGTAWKYDEKTEQYYLHLFDVTQADLNWENEEVREKVYDMMRYWFDKGVDGFRLDVVNLISKDQRFPNDDGSVAPGDGRKFYTDGPRVHEFMHEMNDKVFSNYDVMTVGEMSSTTVDHCIQYTRPDRQELSMTFNFHHLKVDYPEGEKWVAADFDFLALKEILSKWQVEMHKGGGWNALFWCNHDQPRVVSRFGNDGEYHNESAKMLATTVHMMQGTPYIYQGEEFGMTDPKFNRIDEYRDVETLNIYKLKREQGIDEAELMKSIKQKSRDNSRTPVQWDGSENAGFTSGTPWIGVANNYKEINAKNAMEDRNSVFYHYQKLIGLRKKLDIITYGSYELLLKEDEQMFAYVREYNDEKLLVVNNFYEDEVDFEYPLDDLAGYKSEIVISNYDDAPSNPREVKLRAYESVVYHLKKA; translated from the coding sequence ATGAACATGAATGAATGGTGGAGAAAATCCGTCGTTTATCAAATTTATCCGAAGAGTTTTAATGATACGATGGGAAATGGTATCGGTGACTTAGAAGGCATTATAGAAAAGCTGGATTATTTAAAGGAGCTTGGAGTCGATATTATTTGGCTGACTCCGGTTTATAAATCTCCACAAAAAGATAATGGTTATGATATAAGTGATTATTTCAGCATTCATGAAGAGTATGGGACAATGGAAGACTTCGATCGATTGTTAGCTGAAGCCCATAAACGAGACTTGAAAATCATTATGGACATCGTGGTGAACCATACTTCTACTGAACATGAGTGGTTTAAACAGTCTGCACAGTCAAAAGATAACACATACCGTGACTTTTACATTTGGAAAGACCCAATAGATGGAGAAGAACCAACAAATTGGCAGTCTAAATTTGGCGGTACTGCCTGGAAGTACGATGAAAAAACAGAGCAGTATTATTTGCATCTATTTGACGTCACGCAAGCAGATTTGAATTGGGAGAATGAAGAAGTTCGTGAAAAAGTGTACGATATGATGCGGTATTGGTTTGACAAAGGGGTAGATGGATTCCGACTCGATGTTGTTAACTTGATTTCAAAGGATCAGCGTTTTCCGAACGATGATGGCTCTGTGGCTCCGGGGGACGGACGTAAGTTTTACACAGACGGTCCCCGCGTGCATGAATTTATGCATGAAATGAACGACAAGGTGTTTTCTAATTATGACGTTATGACAGTTGGGGAAATGAGCTCAACGACTGTTGATCACTGTATTCAGTACACAAGACCAGATCGTCAAGAATTAAGTATGACATTTAACTTCCACCATTTAAAAGTTGATTATCCAGAAGGTGAAAAGTGGGTAGCAGCAGACTTTGATTTCCTTGCTTTAAAAGAGATTCTTTCAAAATGGCAAGTAGAAATGCACAAAGGTGGCGGTTGGAATGCGTTGTTTTGGTGTAATCATGATCAGCCTCGTGTTGTCAGCCGTTTTGGAAATGACGGAGAGTATCATAATGAATCAGCAAAAATGCTTGCAACAACGGTTCACATGATGCAAGGGACGCCGTACATTTATCAAGGGGAAGAATTTGGAATGACCGATCCGAAGTTTAATCGCATTGATGAGTACCGCGATGTAGAAACTCTCAATATTTATAAACTGAAACGCGAACAAGGGATAGATGAGGCTGAACTTATGAAGAGTATTAAGCAAAAATCCCGTGATAACTCGAGAACGCCTGTGCAATGGGATGGTAGTGAAAACGCAGGATTTACATCGGGTACACCTTGGATTGGTGTTGCAAATAACTATAAAGAAATTAATGCTAAAAATGCGATGGAAGATCGAAACTCTGTATTTTATCATTACCAGAAGCTAATTGGGCTGCGAAAGAAACTGGATATTATCACTTATGGAAGCTATGAGCTTTTACTCAAAGAGGATGAGCAAATGTTTGCCTACGTTCGAGAGTATAACGATGAAAAGTTATTGGTCGTTAATAACTTCTATGAGGATGAAGTGGACTTCGAATATCCTCTTGATGACCTCGCTGGTTACAAGTCAGAAATTGTGATCTCAAACTATGATGATGCTCCTTCAAATCCGAGAGAGGTAAAGTTACGAGCGTATGAGTCGGTAGTTTATCATTTGAAAAAAGCATGA
- the treR gene encoding trehalose operon repressor, with protein sequence MQNKFIKIYKSIADKIQSGDYDPQSKLPSEHDLMEEYDTSRETIRKALNLLAQNGFIQKVQGKGSIVLDARKFDFPISGLVSFKELAKKMGDNHKTYVEKLELINPSPYIREQLKLNDREKAWEVHRVREIDGEKVILDKDFLNQMYVDHLTESICKNSIYEYIEGQLGMTISFAKKEITVVEPSKQDRQLLDLDDFSNVVVVKNYVYFDDASLFQYTESRHRPDKFRFVDFARRMHG encoded by the coding sequence ATGCAAAATAAGTTTATTAAAATCTACAAGAGTATTGCAGATAAAATACAATCAGGTGACTATGACCCACAAAGTAAGCTCCCTTCAGAGCATGATCTGATGGAAGAATATGATACGTCACGTGAAACGATTCGCAAAGCGTTAAATTTGTTGGCCCAGAATGGATTTATTCAAAAAGTCCAAGGAAAAGGGTCCATCGTTTTGGACGCGCGAAAGTTTGATTTTCCTATTTCTGGTTTGGTGAGCTTTAAAGAGCTGGCTAAAAAAATGGGTGATAATCATAAAACGTATGTTGAAAAGTTAGAGCTGATCAATCCCAGTCCATACATACGAGAACAATTGAAGTTAAACGATCGTGAGAAAGCTTGGGAAGTCCATCGTGTTCGTGAGATTGACGGTGAGAAAGTGATTCTCGACAAAGACTTTTTAAATCAAATGTACGTCGATCATTTAACAGAATCAATCTGTAAAAACTCGATTTATGAGTACATCGAAGGTCAGCTTGGAATGACAATTAGCTTTGCCAAAAAAGAAATTACGGTTGTTGAACCATCGAAACAGGATCGGCAACTTCTCGATTTAGATGACTTTTCCAACGTAGTCGTTGTGAAAAATTACGTCTATTTTGATGATGCTAGTCTATTTCAATATACAGAATCCAGACATCGTCCTGATAAATTCCGGTTTGTAGACTTTGCAAGACGAATGCATGGATAA
- a CDS encoding DUF1540 domain-containing protein: MALDVLCEVNNCVHNRDGKKCGASEIFVVSHKGKKASSQEETDCKTFEPSDL; the protein is encoded by the coding sequence ATGGCACTAGATGTACTGTGCGAAGTAAACAATTGTGTGCACAATAGAGATGGTAAAAAATGTGGCGCCTCTGAAATTTTTGTAGTAAGTCATAAAGGAAAAAAAGCCTCTTCCCAAGAAGAAACTGATTGTAAGACATTTGAACCATCTGATTTGTAA
- the mutY gene encoding A/G-specific adenine glycosylase, giving the protein MDQSLQAFDLHKFCTDLVKWYRENKRALPWREDQDPYKIWVSEIMLQQTRVDTVIPYFERFISLFPTPDALACAEEETVLKAWEGLGYYSRARNLQHAVKEVTEHYGGIVPDTKDEISTLKGVGPYTAGAILSIAYNQPAAAVDGNVMRVMSRLLTIYDDISKVKTRKRFESIIEELVVHTEPADFNQALMELGALVCTPRSPSCMLCPVQDHCNAREEGVQEFLPVKAKKKPPKTKFMKAAVIENQHGQVLIERRPETGLLAKLWQFPNCEDEMSDDVTKLSQHLSDRDAQPDDLEKVQHVKHVFSHIVWEIDVYKGKCVVKGQKEASSHLKWVDKEEVDWYPFPVSHQKIIDKVVKEAL; this is encoded by the coding sequence ATGGATCAATCATTGCAAGCATTTGATTTACATAAATTTTGCACAGATTTAGTGAAATGGTATCGAGAAAACAAACGAGCTTTACCTTGGAGAGAAGATCAGGATCCTTATAAGATTTGGGTTTCGGAAATTATGTTACAGCAAACACGAGTAGATACGGTGATCCCTTATTTTGAGCGGTTTATTTCACTTTTTCCAACTCCTGATGCACTTGCATGTGCTGAAGAAGAAACCGTTCTTAAAGCGTGGGAAGGACTTGGTTACTATTCGCGGGCGAGAAACCTTCAGCATGCTGTTAAAGAAGTGACAGAACACTATGGTGGCATTGTACCCGATACAAAAGATGAAATTTCAACGTTAAAAGGTGTTGGACCCTATACGGCTGGAGCTATTTTAAGTATTGCATACAATCAGCCTGCTGCTGCTGTTGATGGAAATGTCATGCGTGTCATGTCGCGGCTTTTAACGATCTATGACGATATAAGTAAAGTGAAAACGAGAAAACGGTTCGAATCGATTATAGAAGAGTTGGTCGTCCATACAGAACCGGCTGATTTTAACCAGGCTTTGATGGAACTTGGTGCATTAGTGTGTACCCCGCGCTCCCCATCGTGTATGCTATGTCCGGTTCAAGATCATTGCAATGCACGTGAAGAAGGCGTACAAGAATTTCTACCAGTCAAAGCGAAAAAAAAGCCGCCGAAAACGAAATTTATGAAAGCCGCTGTTATTGAAAATCAGCATGGACAGGTGTTGATTGAACGACGTCCTGAAACAGGCCTCTTAGCTAAGCTCTGGCAATTTCCAAACTGTGAAGATGAAATGTCTGATGACGTTACCAAGCTGTCTCAGCATTTAAGTGATCGAGATGCGCAACCTGATGATTTGGAAAAAGTTCAGCACGTGAAACATGTTTTTTCCCACATTGTCTGGGAAATTGATGTATACAAAGGTAAGTGCGTTGTAAAGGGCCAGAAAGAAGCTTCTTCTCATTTAAAATGGGTGGATAAAGAAGAAGTGGATTGGTACCCGTTTCCGGTATCACACCAAAAAATTATCGACAAGGTAGTAAAGGAGGCACTGTAA
- a CDS encoding metal-dependent hydrolase, giving the protein MDTGTHVVMGIAIGGLATLDPAVSGSPTMTQAVMVGAIVGSQAPDLDTVLKIRNNSSYIRHHRGVTHSVPAWFIWPTLITLALAYMTPNVPLINLWLWTFLAVFLHVFVDIFNAYGTKTFAPFKQKWLALGVINIFDPFIFIAHIVAILLWRYGLHAGWTFLGLFVVLIFYYWWRIYEQRQVTKQLRTLHPDATHIFTSPTFRWSQWHVVVRTRKKLYVAQVKSGKVNYFETYPFEPIPDHPVINAARKDKNLSAFLSFSPTYRWEIHREKQGYTVKFVDLRYRTKGYYPFIAIVKMDEDQQILSSYTGWIYNTNTLQRKLEVAT; this is encoded by the coding sequence ATGGACACTGGAACCCACGTCGTTATGGGGATCGCTATCGGAGGCTTGGCAACATTGGATCCAGCAGTCTCTGGCAGTCCGACTATGACGCAAGCGGTCATGGTTGGAGCCATCGTCGGCTCTCAAGCTCCAGACTTAGATACGGTCCTAAAAATTAGAAACAATTCGTCTTATATTCGTCATCACCGTGGAGTGACCCACTCCGTTCCTGCTTGGTTTATTTGGCCAACTCTCATTACACTGGCTTTGGCTTATATGACCCCGAATGTACCATTAATTAACTTATGGCTGTGGACATTTCTAGCCGTTTTCCTTCATGTATTCGTGGATATCTTCAATGCATATGGAACAAAAACCTTTGCTCCATTCAAGCAGAAATGGTTGGCTCTTGGGGTGATTAACATATTTGACCCGTTTATTTTTATTGCTCATATTGTAGCGATTTTACTTTGGCGATATGGTCTCCATGCTGGCTGGACATTTTTAGGATTGTTCGTAGTTCTAATTTTCTATTATTGGTGGCGGATCTATGAACAGCGCCAAGTTACAAAGCAGCTTAGAACACTTCATCCAGATGCTACGCATATTTTCACATCCCCAACGTTTCGTTGGTCTCAGTGGCACGTCGTGGTGAGAACCCGAAAAAAACTTTACGTAGCTCAAGTAAAAAGCGGGAAGGTAAATTATTTTGAGACCTATCCATTTGAACCCATTCCAGATCACCCTGTGATTAATGCTGCTCGCAAGGACAAAAATTTGTCCGCATTTTTGTCCTTCTCTCCAACCTATCGTTGGGAAATACACCGAGAAAAGCAAGGGTACACTGTTAAATTTGTTGATTTAAGATACCGAACGAAGGGGTACTATCCGTTTATTGCGATCGTGAAAATGGATGAAGACCAACAAATCCTGAGCTCTTACACCGGTTGGATCTATAATACCAATACCCTCCAACGAAAATTGGAAGTAGCTACTTAG
- a CDS encoding SDR family NAD(P)-dependent oxidoreductase: MDLELKGKKVLVTGGSKGIGKGIAKTFLDEGAIVAIAASTQQSLKSAKEDLGEVATFQADLKNEVDRKNLFNAFIEEFGTIDILINNVGGSSGGKTMETSLEQFKDAMDLNYLSAVHFSQLAVPYMRESSSGSIINISSVFGRESGGKPTYNSAKAAMISFTKSLADEVAKDGIRVNGVAPGSILHPTGNWQRRLEEDPDKINAFVKSEIPAGRFGNVKEVANVVAFLASPKANWVVGATLNVDGGQSRANF, encoded by the coding sequence ATGGATTTAGAATTGAAAGGAAAAAAGGTACTCGTAACTGGCGGGTCGAAAGGAATTGGAAAAGGGATTGCTAAGACCTTTCTTGATGAGGGGGCTATAGTTGCGATTGCTGCTAGTACACAACAATCATTAAAGTCTGCCAAAGAGGACCTAGGGGAAGTGGCAACATTTCAAGCGGATTTAAAAAATGAAGTAGATCGTAAAAACTTGTTCAACGCATTTATCGAAGAGTTTGGTACGATCGATATTCTCATCAATAATGTAGGTGGAAGCAGTGGTGGAAAAACGATGGAAACATCCCTCGAACAGTTTAAAGATGCAATGGATTTAAACTATTTGTCGGCCGTTCATTTCAGCCAGCTCGCTGTGCCTTATATGAGAGAAAGCAGCAGTGGCTCCATCATTAATATTTCTTCAGTTTTCGGCCGGGAGTCAGGTGGAAAACCAACCTACAACAGTGCAAAAGCAGCGATGATCAGCTTTACGAAGTCGTTAGCGGATGAGGTGGCTAAGGATGGAATTCGAGTAAATGGTGTTGCTCCAGGGTCCATACTGCATCCTACTGGTAACTGGCAACGGCGTTTGGAAGAAGATCCTGACAAAATTAACGCTTTTGTTAAGTCAGAGATTCCTGCAGGCCGATTTGGCAATGTAAAAGAAGTCGCTAATGTTGTCGCATTCTTAGCTTCACCTAAGGCCAACTGGGTGGTCGGTGCCACGCTTAATGTTGATGGTGGACAATCAAGGGCGAATTTTTAG